Proteins found in one Syngnathus acus chromosome 9, fSynAcu1.2, whole genome shotgun sequence genomic segment:
- the zgc:158398 gene encoding transmembrane protein 248, translated as MMASWQPISNLRDKVSQNPPAVTFFLCLVTLAISFICLGSYSSNHTMPNPDTEKDWNHLLSTLAHFHLCVKSNWSSDEPVSLGPSPLIEQKRNKDTSLDLTPQPSHVSSLHLKVPLTITTSHGLPKDVDLITTFTANQLHLGGNEIVNVDIHSENDTDICLTLRASTALFPMSLLPPECPAAGNIHSLVHVEAIDQPPPASQACYGLLSRNDPTLTIMLTKDEQWVAMRHLIEVSMCLIGVCLILCLAASLSHSKMRNYHRKELDFQNEPLLDT; from the exons ATGATGGCATCTTGGCAGCCCATTAGTAATTTAAGAGACAAGGTGTCCCAGAACCCGCCGGCTGTGACATTTTTCCTGTGTCTCGTGACACTGGCTATTTCGTTTATCTGCCTCGGTTCCTATAGCAGTAATCACACAATGCCCAATCCTGACACAGAAAAG GACTGGAACCATCTCCTCTCTACGTTAGCACACTTCCATCTGTGTGTTAAAAGCAACTGGAGTTCAGATGAGCCAGTGTCTCTAGGCCCATCTCCACTTATAGaacagaaaagaaataaagataCTTCACTCGACTTGACACCACAGCCCTCACATGTGAGCAGCTTGCATCTCAAGGTTCCTCTGACGATCACAACCAGCCACGGACTTCCAAAAGATGTTGACCTTATCACAACCTTTACAGCCAATCAATTGCATCTTGGGG gCAATGAGATTGTGAATGTAGACATCCATTCTGAAAATGATACTGACATTTGCCTCACTTTAAGAGCTTCAACTGCTCTCTTCCCAATGAGTCT GCTTCCGCCAGAGTGCCCTGCAGCAGGCAACATCCATTCACTTGTCCATGTAGAGGCAATTGACCAACCACCACCAGCATCACAAGCCTGCTATGGTCTTCTCTCCAGGAATGACCCTACTCTCACTATCATGTTAACAAAG gACGAGCAGTGGGTGGCAATGCGGCATCTGATAGAAGTCAGTATGTGTCTGATAGGAGTTTGTTTAATACTTTGTTTAGCTGCTAGCCTGTCGCATTCAAAGATGCGCAACTACCACAGGAAGGAGCTGgactttcaaaat GAACCTTTGCTCGACACTTGA